Proteins found in one Xenopus laevis strain J_2021 chromosome 1L, Xenopus_laevis_v10.1, whole genome shotgun sequence genomic segment:
- the cldn5.L gene encoding claudin-5, with product MASAAMEIIGLSLSILGWIGVILTCGLPMWQVSAFIENNIVVAQIIWEGLWMTCVVQSTGQMQCKVYDSILALHPELQAGRALTVLASIVGLVGLLVTIVGAKCTNCLQGSSVKSRVLLAGGIIYIVCGILLLVPLCWIANIVITEFYDPRVPASQKREMGAALYIGWGATSLLLLGGSLLCCSFAMKDGISNLPVKYSAPRIPTSNGDYDKKNYV from the coding sequence ATGGCATCCGCCGCAATGGAGATCATTGGTCTGTCGCTGAGCATCCTGGGCTGGATAGGGGTGATCCTGACCTGCGGGCTCCCAATGTGGCAAGTGTCCGCCTTCATAGAAAACAACATCGTGGTGGCGCAGATTATCTGGGAAGGTCTGTGGATGACTTGCGTGGTGCAAAGTACGGGGCAGATGCAGTGCAAAGTCTACGACTCCATCCTCGCCCTTCACCCGGAGCTCCAGGCTGGCAGAGCCCTCACTGTACTGGCCTCCATTGTGGGGCTCGTCGGGCTGCTGGTCACCATCGTGGGCGCCAAGTGCACCAACTGCCTGCAAGGGAGCAGCGTGAAGAGCCGGGTGCTGCTCGCCGGGGGCATCATCTACATTGTGTGCGGGATCCTGCTGCTCGTCCCACTCTGCTGGATCGCCAATATCGTCATTACCGAGTTCTACGACCCTCGGGTGCCGGCCTCCCAAAAGAGAGAGATGGGGGCCGCTTTGTATATAGGCTGGGGGGCCACTTCCCTGCTCCTGCTTGGGGGCTCCCTCCTGTGCTGCTCGTTCGCTATGAAAGATGGAATCAGCAACCTGCCCGTCAAGTACTCCGCTCCCCGCATCCCCACCTCCAACGGGGACTATGACAAAAAGAACTATGTGTAG